The Punica granatum isolate Tunisia-2019 chromosome 4, ASM765513v2, whole genome shotgun sequence sequence GGTTTGGagtgtaaatttttttcactccactccactccacttcactttactttttctttaattcaacaacacaataattacattttttcttttttttcaattttttatctttaacaacaattcaattcaattttttaatactaaatttttttaactattcactattattcattacatttttttataatttaacaaccaatcattatttttttttatcttcttcctcAACCCTATTATTACAATCccacttaaatatatataaatatttttttatcaatatatttatttatcttttacttattttaatgggaatgtagttaaattttaaaatttaagtcTATTATCAAACCGGCCCTAAAACCTTCTAACACTGCGCTACCAAACCCAAGGCCGAGAAAGTAAAGCCCCTGAAGACGGAATTGTGGACTGAACCGAGCGGCATCGAGCTTACGCAAAACGCAAGCAGCATCTCCCCACCGCACGTTCCTTTCCCTCAAATCAAGGCCGAAAACTTTTATAACCTACACTCTACTCCACGCTAGGAGATAGTCCATACTCTCTCTCAGCCTATCAGTTCCCCCATCTTCAACGTCAACGCGGATAAAAGGAAGGGTAGCGGGGCCCACTTGCGCCGATCACTCAATTACAGCCGCTCAGATAATCGGGAGCTCATCCGATCCAGGAAAAAGTCCAGCATAGCATAATCaactacaaaataaaaataaatggttGACTATATTACATTTCCAATCAACCATGTTATGCAGAACCGATCCGGCCCCGAGcctaaataattttttccgaTAGTCTCATCTCATAGGTGAGTCACGCGGCTCTCAATACGGACTCGAAATTAAATATCAAATCCCGTTAGTTGAGGCAGAGGCACATATAAATAGTAATCCTTCCCTCTCcgagaagaaatcaaattaaataagaGCAATAAAAGAGCTGAAATTGCTTGACGGAGAATAGCGGTTGCAGGGCTCGTGGTCGGGATCCGGCGAGGTTCGTCGGAGCTCCGAGCGCAATGTCGATGTTGAGGTTGACGGAGATGAAGGGTTCCTGCACGCTATTGGCGTCGGTGCTGACCGCGTCCGCGGCGGCTGTCACATCCTCCGCTTCCGCCTCCGCTTCCCCTGCAGATCCCGCCTGTGCTTCTTATCCCTGTTCGAAGCAGGTACATTAGAGCTCCGATTCTTCTGTTCTGTCCATTCGCTTCTTCATTGCTTGCAGAATGTTTCTGATTGGGTGATTAGCTCGTTGATTTCTGGGATTTTTTCGAGAGTTCGAATGGATTGCTGGCTCATAGTCATAGCAGATGTAGTACTTTGATATTGCGAAGGCAGTGCTCCCCTTTGCGGTGTTTGTAAGTTGATAACCCCTTACCGTTGTGTTTTTCGATAGATCAGATGACGCTAGGCCACGTTTTGTTTTATACAAAAAGCttcgatttttaattttacagaAAGCTTTGATATTGCGAAGGCAATGCTCATCTTTGCGGTGTTCGTATGTCGATAACCCCTTACAATTCGCTTTTCCTATAGATCAGTTGATGCTAGGCCAGTCATTGTTTCATCCAAAAAgctttgatttttatttctgaTTGATCTCGTCGTTATACACCATTGTTCTTACGCTGCTATGGCTCTTCAGGTGCAGTCTTCTCAATCAAAGGTGAATGTTAACTCAACCTCGTCATCGTTGGAGAAAAAGTTTGCCCCGAGATTCGACGGCATAAGGTTCATCGAGACACTAGTCACCGCCCACAGATAAGAACGCCCCATCACGCCACTCTTGACCTCGGGAACTTATACCTCTTATTATTAGGAAGATTTATCTTCCTATTATACCTCTTGATTCGATTGGATTTAATAGGAACATTGTTAGGTTGCGGTTGCCATGTGATCAGAAGACGGCTGTTTGAGTTTTTTTCCAAGAAGAACGGTTTCTGTCAGCTGAGTCATGTTCTTGTTTCCAATTTGTGTTAACTGATAATGCTGAGGTGGGGTTGTCCACAGTTTTGGCGATGGTTTTCTTCGTAATTTTTGGGAATTAAGTCGATGTGGTCGTCGACATTGCTTGTTTATGGACAAGTGTTATATGGTCGTGTCATTAACATTCTTCCTTGTGGATTGCGTGGAGGACTTTGGAATTGTCTTATTTCTGTCATCACGGAAAGAACTGGTAACCTTGTCCATTGCAGTCTGACTGATCGATTAAGTGCATGAATCATCAGAAGATACTTTGTAGGACAGGTGGAgaaaaaaaaccaaacaacgttaaattgaaagaaatttaatttatgcTTTGACGGTTAGCTTGATGAACATCTGATGGGAAGAGAATGCGGGGCAAAATTTGTGCAATATTGCTATTTGCAGAGGTGCTGCTCCTTCGTAGTTGTAACATCTAAGAACAAATGGGAACATGAATATCAGTACGACCGACACTTTCTTCTGTTTGATGTCTGTGCACCGGATGTGTTGTTTTAAGCTTTGATGCGCCAGATATGAAATGGAAACACGGAGTTATGCTTCCTTATGCGAGGAGTGAAGCGTAGAAAACAACAACGAAACAACCCCTGAAGTTTATGTTATATATGCTGCATCAATCACAAGTTTAATGAGCAAAAATTTTCAGCAGGTATTTTCTCATTGAGATAATTGCTTGTCGGTGACGATTTATGCACCTTCCATGGCAGCCTCCTATGGTTAGTCGTGACAGTTGGATGAATCATGTGCTCCTAATGTGTCGAGGATCGAGCTGAAGAATGAGTAAATAAGATACTGACTTGCTGGGTAAGAACCTGTAATTTTGCGAGGCAAAGGACTCGGATATTTTCATAGGTAGACTAATTAAAGAGCATCAACGTTGTCGATGACAATTTCCTGTTTTAACTCTTGCGCCATGGACCGAACAAGAACTTTCTTGGACTCCAGCAACCCTTCTGTTGATATTTCCCTGCAAGAGGACGGTCTTGTACATCATCTAGCATGATTATACTCAATCTCTTGCAACTTACAATTATTGCAATGTTCTGGTATTTGCGGCCGCGATCTTCCCCCAATAATGGGGTTCCCGGTCGCCGCCTTCTGCAATTGCTCGGTCCCTCTAGCTGAAGAGGCCATTGCTCCTTGCAGCCGGGTGTCAATGCTTTCAGCATCATAAGTGGGAGAATGGTCTTGATCTGAAAATTTAACCTCCTGAAATGTAATGCTTATAATCATATTCCGTTAGGGTCTCACTTTTTCTCTAGTCCACCGGTTAATATCTCTTCACTACTCTTCGGCGACATTATTGGGGCCTCCACACCTCATTTTTGTTTATCGTAGTTTTACCTTTTGCTTTCTGTTATCATTCTGAGCTTCGGCTCTGCCTGTTCACTGAAGAAAAAAGAGCTCATAATCATATTGACCATGGAATGGTCTGTTGCAGAATTACTATACACCTAACTTTTGATCCTAATATATCGCATCCACCTAGTAAGAGTTGTATCGAAGACATAGCACGCGAACAGTAGATACGCCTTCTGGGATTTCTCGCTTCTCAATCTGCCTGATGAATACAACAGTTCCTTCGATTCGTGCGTAAAACTCAgagcattttcttttcaaattttcatatatatacttgaAGGAAGATTAAAACGTCAAGAATATTGTTAGGATTGTGAAAAATCGGGTCTCGGTCATGTGCAAGCCACGAGCCTCGACCTTTCACGAACACCGAACAATCCTgcaaaaagggaaagaacGGGAGGGAGTTCCAAATTCCCTCTCCGATGCTTAAACGGGAGTGTGTACGAGAAAGTAAAGAATGAAACTTTGGGTTTATGGTTATCTGAAGAGGTATTTATAGAGATGCATTGgattattgtaatttgtaccAAATATTCAATTGCATACAATAAGTAGATATACTTGTCAAATATAGAATTAGAGAtatcataa is a genomic window containing:
- the LOC116202397 gene encoding uncharacterized protein LOC116202397, which encodes MSMLRLTEMKGSCTLLASVLTASAAAVTSSASASASPADPACASYPCSKQVQSSQSKVNVNSTSSSLEKKFAPRFDGIRFIETLVTAHR